In one window of Mercurialis annua linkage group LG4, ddMerAnnu1.2, whole genome shotgun sequence DNA:
- the LOC126679321 gene encoding histone deacetylase HDT2-like has protein sequence MTFWGVEVKSGVPLAVESGGDFMVHLSQACLGEVKKDKGNDSVILSVKVGDKKIVIGTLSSEKFPHLTFDLVFDQDFELSHNGKHGSVYFCGYKMPNQSTDDVTDSETEIEEDLPVATNNGKPASETKKPQPPTENLIAEGKRKVKIVEPKKDDESEEETDDSDYTSGDEDDSSDEDDSGDDKEIKIIGNGKNDEDAESDNEDDESDDEDEESDDESDEEEAPRVLKTEQGKKRSAESSKNTPPPEKKAKFVTPQKTDGKKASVHVSTPHPSKKILKTPASSDQKEQTQKSVSCKTCSRTFGTDVALQSHKKAKHNAV, from the exons ATGACGTTTTGGG GTGTTGAGGTTAAAAGTGGAGTGCCACTTGCAGTTGAAAGTGGTGGTGATTTCATGGTGCATCTTTCACAg GCGTGCCTTGGCGAGGTCAAGAAGGATAAGGGAAATGATTCTGTTATTCTGTCTGTGAAGGTTGGTGATAAGAAGATTGTTATTGGAACACTTTCTTCGGAAAAGTTTCCTCATTTAACTTTCGACCTGGTCTTTGATCAAGACTTTGAGCTTTCCCATAACGGGAAACATGGAAGTGTATACTTTTGTGGTTACAAGATGCCGAATCAAAG TACTGATGATGTTACAG ATTCTGAGACTGAAATAGAAGAGGATCTTCCAGTTGCTACCAATAATG GGAAACCTGCATCAGAAACTAAGAAACCACAGCCTCCGACAGAAAATTTAATAGCTGAAGGTAAGCGAAAGGTGAAAATTGTAGAACCAAAGAAAGATGACGAATCTGAGGAAGAGACTGATGATAGTGATTATACAAGTGGTGATGAGGATGACTCGTCCGACGAGGATGATTCTGGTGATGATAAG GAAATTAAAATCATTGGCAATGGCAAGAATGATGAGGATGCTGAAAGTGACAATGAAGATGATGAAAGTGACGATGAAGATGAAGAAAGTGATGATGAAAGTGACGAGGAGGAGGCACCAAGGGTG TTGAAGACTGAACAGGGGAAAAAGAGATCAGCAGAATCCTCAAAGAATACCCCACCCCCTGAAAAGAAGGCCAAATTTGTTACTCCTCAAAAGACTG ACGGGAAGAAGGCTAGTGTTCATGTATCCACACCTCACCCTtcaaagaaaatattaaaaactccTGCCAGCAGTGACCAAAAGGAGCAGACTCAGAAATCTGTCAGCTGTAAAACTTGCAGCAG GACATTTGGTACAGACGTTGCTTTACAATCTCATAAGAAGGCGAAGCACAATGCTGTATAA
- the LOC126677679 gene encoding splicing factor U2af small subunit B-like produces MAEHLASIFGTEKDRVNCPFYFKIGACRHGDRCSRLHTKPSISPTLLLSNMYQRPDMLTTPGLDPQSQSQSLDPRKTQDHFEDFYQDLFEELSKYGDLESLNICDNLADHMVGNVYVQFREEDHAASALNNLTGRFYAGRPIIVDYSPVTDFREATCRQYEENVCNRGGYCNFMHLKKISRELRRRLFGRSRRRRSRSRSNSPGRPRGYEERPHGGPHGGRGPGRRDDDRDRHQERGRRHRSRSPGHRGRSRSPAGRRNRSPVARENSAERRAKIEQWNREREHPVSDNRDGQNLNNDRNNNGDAKSGGQYDDDDQHH; encoded by the exons ATGGCGGAACATTTAGCATCCATATTCGGAACAGAGAAGGACAGAGTGAACTGtccattttatttcaaaataggAGCTTGCAGACACGGAGACAGATGCTCAAGACTCCATACAAAACCTAGTATAAGTCCCACTCTTTTACTTTCAAACATGTACCAGCGTCCCGATATGCTCACCACACCCGGCCTCGATCCTCAGTCTCAGTCGCAGTCACTTGATCCCCGCAAGACCCAGGATCACTTTGAAGATTTTTACCAGGATCTTTTTGAGGAGCTTAGTAAATATGGGGATCTTGAGTCGTTGAATATTTGTGATAATCTTGCTGACCATATG gtTGGGAATGTTTATGTTCAGTTTAGAGAAGAGGATCATGCTGCTAGTGCTCTTAATAATCTCACTGGCCGCTTTTATGCAG GGCGACCAATTATTGTCGACTATTCTCCTGTTACGGATTTCCGTGAAGCTACGTGTAGGCAGTATGAGGAAAATGTCTGCAATCGAGGTGGCTACTGCAACTTCATGCATCTGAAGAAGATTAGCAG GGAGTTGAGGAGGCGCTTATTTGGAAGAAGTAGGAGAAGACGTAGCCGCAGTAGAAGCAATAGCCCTGGTAGGCCCCGTGGTTATGAAGAACGCCCACATGGCGGCCCACATGGCGGCCGTGGTCCTGGTAGACGAGATGATGATAGGGACCGTCACCAAGAGCGGGGCAGAAGGCATAGAAGCCGAAGTCCTGGACACAGAGGACGAAGCAGAAGCCCTGCAGGAAGGAGAAATAGAAGTCCTGTTGCTAGAGAGAACAGTGCTGAAAGAAGGGCTAAGATTGAGCAGTGGAACAGGGAGAGAGAACATCCTGTATCTGATAATAGAGATGGCCAAAACCTCAACAATGACCGGAACAACAATGGCGATGCAAAGAGTGGAGGTCaatatgatgatgatgatcagCACCACTAA